Genomic DNA from Fimbriimonas ginsengisoli Gsoil 348:
TTGTTCACCTCGATGTTCCTCCATGGCGGGTTCATGCACATCCTGGGGAACATGATCTTTCTGTTCGTCTTTGGGGCGAGCGTTGAGGAAGCGATCGGGTCGGTGCGGTTCGCGCTCTACTATCTTTTCTGGGGAGTGGCGGCGGCGGCGGCCCAGATCTATGTCGACCCCCATTCCGTCGTTCCCACGGTCGGCGCCTCCGGTGCGATCGGCGGCATCCTCGGCTCGTATTTCCTCCTCTTTCCCGGAAACAAGATTGAGGTTTTTCTCCCGATCTTGGCGTTTTTGTCGTTCGAAGTCAGCGCCTGGGTGTTGCTTGGCCTTTGGTTCCTATGGCAGATTCTCGCTCCTCAGGAGGGGGTGGCCAACTGGGCTCATGTGGGCGGATTCCTGGCCGGCATGCTCACCGTCCTCATCCTCGGCGGAAGGGAGGCGGTCCTTCAAAGCCGTGAGCCCGATTACGACCCCCTGGACGCCACTCCTGGGGCAAGACGTAGCGGCTGAACCGCAACAACGGCCACCCTGCCGTCTGTAATTGGCCTCCTGCCAGTATTCTTCTGGGTAGCCGTGCGCGGCTGAAACTTATGGAGCAACCGTTGAACCGTACGAAACTGCCGCAGTGGCTGGCCATGGCCCT
This window encodes:
- a CDS encoding rhomboid family intramembrane serine protease encodes the protein MIPLRDNQVRQNAPIVTWALVLLNVLIYLWDRHGQLFGPSIVFADLGMRPAEVVDAIRGVGDHFALVTLFTSMFLHGGFMHILGNMIFLFVFGASVEEAIGSVRFALYYLFWGVAAAAAQIYVDPHSVVPTVGASGAIGGILGSYFLLFPGNKIEVFLPILAFLSFEVSAWVLLGLWFLWQILAPQEGVANWAHVGGFLAGMLTVLILGGREAVLQSREPDYDPLDATPGARRSG